TTTAGCTGGCATAGACGGGCCTAATAAATTGCATAAATTTGTTTTTTCATTATACATTATAAGTGCGTAACAGCTTACTGCTTCTGGTAATGATGCCGGCAAGTCATACGTTGTGTTTGGCAAAACAAACACTACGGCAATTAATTTAAGTTCTCTCGGGACTGGTGGTTTTATCATCAATGGTGAGGCGGCGGGGGACGGGAGCGGCTGGAGTGTCAGCAGTGCAGGCGATGTCAACGGTGATGGTTTGGCTGATTTAATTGTTGGTGCTCGCAATGCTGATACTGCTTCTGGTAATGATGCCGGCAAGTCATACGTTGTGTTTGGCAAAACAAACACTACGGCAATTAATTTAAATTCTCTCGGTACTGGTGGTTTTATCATTAATGGTGAGGCGGCGGCGGACCAGAGCGGCAGATCAGTCAGCAGTGCAGGCGATGTCAACGGTGATGGTTTGGCTGATTTAATTGTTGGTGCTCGCAATGCTTCTGGTGGTGCCGGCAAGTCCTACGTGGTGTTTGGCAAAACAGACACTAATGCAATTAATTTGAGTTCTCTCGGTAGTGGTGGTTTTGTGATCAATGGCGAGGCGGCGTCGGACAATAGCGGCGGGAGTGTCAGCAGTGCAGGCGATGTCAACGGTGATGGTTTGGCTGATTTAATTGTTGGTGCTCGCTTTGCTTCTGGTGGTGTCGGCAAGTCATACGTCATTTTTGGTGGAGACTTCACCGGCGCTGTTACTCAACTAGGTACCGATGCTGTTGATAATCTCACCGGCACCGCCAATGGTGAAGCTTTAGTTGGTGCAGCCGGCAATGATATTCTCAATGATGGTGGCTTTACTAATATCCTGATGTATGGCGGTGCAGGAAATGACCGCATTGAGATATCAAATACTAATTTCCGCCGTTTGGATGGTGGTTTAGGCAATGATACTTTGGTGTTAACAGGAAGGGACATGAATTTAGACCTCACCGCCACTTCTGAGAAACCCAAAATTGCCTCTTTTGAAACTATCGACCTCACCGGCACAGGTAATAACACCCTAACTTTAAGTTATGGGGCACTGCTGAATTTGGTTGAAGAAACTCGCGCTTCTGGTGGTTTCAACCGTTTAACCATCTTAGGCAATATGGGGGATATGCTTGAGGAGTCATTCTTGAGTAGTTTCACTTTTAATGTTGCCGATGATTTTGTCACTTTTACCAAAGGTAATTTGGAAGTAAAAGTCCAGAATGGTGTGGGTGTCCCTACCCTCATGTAACATCTACGCTCCCAGAAACCCGGTTTCTTAGAGAAACCGGCGTTTTTGCCAATCAAAAAACCGAAAAAAACCCTAATTTCTGCCAAAAATCGCTTGACAATCAGCAGGCAGGTGTGATATGCTAAAATTGATAAGGAAGAACTATCTTAAATTTAAAACCAGAGGATGGCCGCTTTGGTTGCCCTCTTCAGCAAAGACCAAACCGGCCTGTAAGCACATAACCGAAAGAAGCGGTGAGTTTTGATTTAGATCCCAAAACTCACACACTCAAGACAGCTTATTTGGCTACAACTTCCACCGGCAATTTAGCAGCAGTCGGCAGGGTTGTTTCTACAACCGGCTCAGATTCAGCAGTAGCGGTGCTTTCACCCGCAAACCACCAGACAACAATAGCCGGCACAACCCCAAACAGCACACTCAGAGAAACAGGAATCCAGAAACGGACATCCAAAGCACCGACAGTGATAATCGCACCAAAGGCAAAATTTACGACATAAGTTACCACCGGCAGATTGAGAGCAGAGCGAGATAATTCAATAGGTTTATTGCCCCACAAAACAGCAGCCACCGTCATAAATAAAGCGCCGGTGCCAAACCAACCCGACAAATTACGATAAGGCATTCCAAAAAATTCGCCAACTTCTTGAAACTGCCAAAAAGGAAAAGCCGTTTGACTCATAGCCGGATCGAGAACTAAATCCCAAGCAGTCAGCAGAACCGCACCAAAAGAAATAGCAGCGA
Above is a genomic segment from Ancylothrix sp. D3o containing:
- a CDS encoding integrin alpha → MFGKTNTTAINLSSLGTGGFIINGEAAGDGSGWSVSSAGDVNGDGLADLIVGARNADTASGNDAGKSYVVFGKTNTTAINLNSLGTGGFIINGEAAADQSGRSVSSAGDVNGDGLADLIVGARNASGGAGKSYVVFGKTDTNAINLSSLGSGGFVINGEAASDNSGGSVSSAGDVNGDGLADLIVGARFASGGVGKSYVIFGGDFTGAVTQLGTDAVDNLTGTANGEALVGAAGNDILNDGGFTNILMYGGAGNDRIEISNTNFRRLDGGLGNDTLVLTGRDMNLDLTATSEKPKIASFETIDLTGTGNNTLTLSYGALLNLVEETRASGGFNRLTILGNMGDMLEESFLSSFTFNVADDFVTFTKGNLEVKVQNGVGVPTLM
- the cruF gene encoding gamma-carotene 1'-hydroxylase CruF; the encoded protein is MKLLMTTERYSLLGHILAMAFGLAGLLVVLPHPELIVSLSAVGQKIFQWSMAGGGVVYIILGAVAVALYAYRQLGLYRWLAFMLPSVVLSLSSELLGTSTGFPFGAYHYLSGLGYKIAGLVPFTIPLSWFYMGFVCYILARAGLSRTNLPMLVQQVAAISFGAVLLTAWDLVLDPAMSQTAFPFWQFQEVGEFFGMPYRNLSGWFGTGALFMTVAAVLWGNKPIELSRSALNLPVVTYVVNFAFGAIITVGALDVRFWIPVSLSVLFGVVPAIVVWWFAGESTATAESEPVVETTLPTAAKLPVEVVAK